tacatttaagtcaagaaaatttttattcaaatatactcgcgaaatttttaatacaacagCGTTTGCTTACTTGTCAaatggttttttgttgtttttatcacGTTTTTGCACATGTATAAGTACTTTTATAGCATTGCCCTTTCTATGACGGGACGTGTCAAAAGCTTCAATAGTATCTTTAATGTCAAAATGATGCGTCACCAGCTTCTTCACACCCGTGTTCTTTGTAGCCACTAATTCCAAAGCAGATTGATAGCtgaaatgcatataaataataagtaaatatattaattattagtaagtattgtatatgcacataacaTACTCATTGCAGTAACGGAAGACACCCTTCAGATCCACCTCCCTTGTAAGCGCTTCCATTAGAGGAAACTTTATGTCCGCCGCGCCCATGCCGGTAACTGTGCATATGCCACCAGAACGTGTGCACTTGAAATgtataaaagttatttaattttgtttataatataaatgcCTAACGAAAGACCACTcgccagtagtgaagacacttgagacCTTGCTACTCCCGAGCTTCACACACCACCCCAGCCTAGCAAGCCACCAGCATGGCTTCCGAAAAATGCACAGCACCGCCACAGCACTTAGCATCATAAGTGTCCAGATAGTTCATGGCCTTAACCAGAAACCATCCTGCGAGAGGCGATCCTTGTAACATTGGACTAgtcaaaagcctttgacacAGTCAATGACACAACTCTACTTGAGAATATCGAAAAATCTACGTTCCCTCCAAGACTGAAGAGGTGGACTATGAACTACCTAGCGGTCGTTAATCAttcgtactatttcgaggtaaaaactcaaaactgagaataattaaataatgtgTTCCGCaaggtggtgtcctctccccgttactgtttaatttctacatctcgaaactcccgcaACCACCAGAGGGAATTTCTATCACCTCGTACGCTTATGATTGCACGATAATGACGTCTGGAAATGGAATCAATGGCATGTGCTGAAACCTAAATggctatctctccgacctttctcgcttcCTCATTGTACGGAACTTCACTCCTCacacgaccgcgattattgtCGAAGTAcaaagccgcaacaaaatcctcaagtcccTAGGcggcacatggggaaaagacaaagaaacgttcttggcaacatatgtacatggcaATCGAccggccggtccttaactacgtCGCATCAATAtagtcgcctggatgcagtgaaacgcagacagTGAAGCAGCAATCATGTCAGATTACTGCACTTCGGACTACGACAGAATGCCACTTGATGTTAagaagcataatgaactcctctccaagcagtttctgctgcggtgctttcgcagaaatcatccctgcagtcacctgcttgtagcggaaccgcctcctaggagtaTCAAGAGGTCCtaagacaatacgccgaccagacttcgtacgcaactaacttcagacatgcactgaccatCATTCACAGTGGGTACATTAACACCTTTACAgcctccctctcagtgaatggcgtacttggaatccaaccaccacccattgcaaaCGAAGAGCTcaagttgccgcgagaaacgagagtgacccttgcgcagttGTAATGAAGGAAAAACTTCGCTTACATAAATGCCCAGTCGCACTGCTTGTTCATTGCCCACACAATCGATAGTTCTATCTGGCCTAACTCcgatttctttaattaatttcttggCTGCTTCTTGCACATCCATATCTTTGCACACCGTCAATGCGTGGGTCACACCCAAATCCATTGCCACCTGAAGTCGTTGCTCATTTAAATCGAGAATTGTCGTCGAGGCAGCACCCCATGCTTTTGCCACAATATGTGTCACCAATCCTATAGGACCCGCACCTATGATGAGTACATGCGAACCGAGCCGAACTTTTGCGCGTCGACACGAAGCTACACCAATCGATAATGGTTCCAGCAAAGCACCCTCCTCCATTGTCACATGATCGGGTAATTTATAGCAAAAATCCGCCATATGATTGTAATAGCGACGCAAATTGCCATTATATGGTGGGTTGGCGCAGAATTTCATATGCGGACATAAATTGTATCTGCCCTTCTTGCAAAGTGCGCATATGCGACAGCATTCACCCGGTTCAATGGCGACACGATCACCCTCTTTCAAATTCTTAACACCTTTGCCCAATTTTGCGACAATACCCGAAGCTTCGTGTCCCATAATTATAGGTTCTTTCAGCACAAACGAGCCGACTCTGCCTTTTGTTAAGTAGTGTACATCGGTACCACAAATACCCACTGTGTCCATGGCTAGCAGTGCCTCtgtgaaatcaaaaatattttatgtttatgaaAATGTTGTAGACAAAGCGATTTGAGTTTAAACCACTTACGTCCTGGAAGTACTTCTGGTATAGGGGTTTGttcctaaaattaaaaaaaaaaaatcaaaaaatcagaTATAAGAAACTCTAATTTGGAGTTCGCTTACCAATCGCAAATCTTCGATGCCATGCAGCACTGCGGATAGGTTATCTTTTCCATCTTTCTTTTTACCTTTGCCGTCAGTACCGCCACCACATgcagattttttattatttccgaTTTTCTTTGACTTTTTAACTTTGCTGTCGGAACCACTACCACATTTCGAACTGAAACTTTGTACGACGTCTCCAATAGTTTTAGGCATTTGACGTAAGTGGAAGGCAAGCGTTGGTGCAACACATTTGAACGAAGCTAACGTACGATATTGACCCAAAAtcatgtttaattttttaaaaaaacgtttgtatttaattttaattttttttatccaaatttagttatttaaactttattgttatttttaatgtttttctgaagttacacaaaaattttgtaaagaaataagTGAAATGAGAGACTTTTAGAAAGTTACTTGATTTGTACTCATGATTCAATTACATATATGGGGTGAACCATTTCTAGGTTctctaattttttgaagaaagaactcagaaacttcaagtttaatggggaatgttaaCTATCATTTCATACGttgactagtaactggcgaatgacaagcgtgatgtttggctccaaggcctgaatcgaagcaggattgaCCGCATAGACTTCGGACaattacatattcccacaggaaaaagtctaacggtatatcacacgatcttgatggctaatcgatcggcccaaaacgtgaaattatttgctcaccgaagtgttatctcgataaatccattgattgatgcgattgtgtgggaagtggcgccgtattattgaaaccaaatctcgtcgagatcgcgagcttcaatttcaatcaTGTAATAGCCGGTTATTAAGGctcgataacggtcgccattgacagttacgttctcaccggcatcatttttgaaccattttgatcttcttggaacttttcaagtgcccatagagcgaagccgtatcgactctccacggtcttcgtgtacactctcagttatgacttctatatttttttcactgcgtgctggacgtgatctatcCGGTCgcatattatctaataatgaatgttgggtctcaagatgggtgatggtgttgcgaatagtacgctcagtaggccgttatgttatgttaaaagTTGTGATATCTAGTGAAAAAGTATAAGCACTGAACCTTTGAAAAAGTTACAGGATTGTTTTGGGcctactttatcacgaacacaagtatttaAGTGTCACAAAGTATTCAGTGAAGGTTGAGAAGTCGTGGAAAATGTATCTCATGCGAGTCGTCCATACAGCTCTGTTaatcacaataacaaaagtaaaagaaacagtgcttgaaaatcgtcgtgttggcatcagagagataaCATCTCAAAAGCCCAGTTGGCTCGACTCAACcattttgtttaaagttttggcAGGAGGAGCGTCAATGCTCGACTCTTACCAAAAGACCTGAGATACGAAAAAGGtatgcttgacaacgtagctgagcACCCTACGTGCATCAAATACACCATTACTGTTGGCGAGATGTGGGTTTATACTCATTATATGAATATTTGGATTCATTGTTGCTTAAATTCGCTCAGGCGTccattttgaaggcgataataaagatttgtattaaaatatatgaatacattGTTAGTCCGCATCAACTTAGATTAGatggtacatatgtaactataaAGCCGAATTATGAAATGCCTTAAAGCATCAACTACGCTACGtcttatttctttcaaaatgatttacAATCTCTTAAGCTATGAATATGTCAAACTATCGTCTTGTACTTTGGATTATACGTCACTGTTTATTTGATAAGAGAATTGCGCAACATTGCTCATCATTTAAACACTGGTTGTTTTTTGACACTGGAATCAGCAACTTTACCCCATTAACGACAGCATTCAGAGAAGACTCAACTGTTGAAGTAAATGCTAGTGAATTAGTACTAAAACTTAATACAAAAACATTCAATGGCTCCATGTGAATTAGTTTAGCGGTCGAAAGACAAAGCGTATTTAGCTGATGTTTAAAACAAttcattcaaaaatatagtAACTAGTCTTTTGGAGTCAACAGTCTCAATTTCAACAGTTAAACATTCTTTTTTTTGACTTCTATTGCACGCACTTCTTCTTCACCGCAAGCAATGTCATTCCAATCGTCTGAAAAGTTAACTCCAAAAACACTCGAAACGAATCAGTATTTATAGACCTAACACCACGAAAGCTAGAAGTATGAGGTTCGAAAAGAgcacatagtatatacatacatatataccaagcCTTCCGTGAGCAAggaaataaatgaatgaatttgtATTGATGCTGAAGAAAAAGCTGGTGCCAGATTAGAACGATGGGCCGGTAGTAACCATTGATCTCACCGTCTTATCCAATTATAACAGTTGGCAGATTTTATTGAGTTAAGAACAGAAAAGTTAATATACTTTGTCCATATTAAATTTTCAGATACGACACCGGTATGGGTGGAGTTGGCAGAATGGACCAAAATGTTAAGCTTATCCGATTGGAGCCAGAGGCAAAAATGttggttttcaatttttacgcGGCTTATCGATGTTTCTATACAAAATGCTTGGCTGCATCATCGCAAATCTGGCTCAACGCTCTCACAACTACAGTTTCAGCAAGCTAAAGCAGATAATTATTGTACCACGTTGGTTATACCAAAACCGCCCAAGGGATTTTGAAACCCAAAAACTTAAGAAGAAGTTCATTCACTTCATTTCTGTTAAACCAGCTAAAAAACGGCGACGGCAAGAAAATCGCTGCACCTCcttgacgagacgagttgaaatccggaatataaatcgataattaaatacgccagagactcAACTAAGGTCTCATGCAGTCATGCAATCTTCTTCAGAAATATTGGAAACATCCCACCGTTTTTCCAGAAAACTGTACCGTTTCTTATTAGAATTTCTGAGTTAGCTTCAAAAGTAACATTGTTTAGTATATCAAATATTCAGAAAGCAACAATGTTCTATTTGTACAATCTGGTTCTATACAAGTTCTAGCAGCTAAAAAATTGCAACAGAGTTGATTACCAGTAATCACTACAGGTTAGGCGTTCTTATCGTATAcgtatgtttttttatttatactgttcttttacatacatacatatatacatgtctttaaatttttattattgtcgaTAATCTCTTGACGTATTTTTTGACTTTCATTGACCTACAGTACCGCTTGATATATTGACATAGGCGAGAGAAAATCCCAGATCTTCTAACTTGACCTATAACAATAAAGCTCTTAAATGACAGTGCGTAGTTGCaacagcaatatttttattggaaCGGACTTGTGATtagaaaacaaagttttttctcGACTATGAATAATGATAACTTCCGATGTTGCGGCTCTTTTGTTGTTCGAGAGAAacattttgtaagaattgtaaATTACATCGCATAAACTGGAACGTTAGTTGTAAGAATTTGTCCTCGTAAATACTATAATAAGTTTAAAGCCAGAGCTTACTTTGCGTCGTTGCCGTAAATTTTGCAGCCTTAGGTAAAATAAAGTCTTTGGCAGCGATGTTTTAGACTTAAAAcacaattattttctaattttataccACATTTCTTACTTTATTGAAGTTCACTTAGATTTATTATTTGTGTCTCTGGGTTGCACGTGTATCATGACTTTGATGGCGCCACCGTGTCCATGGCGTGCAGTTTCGAAAGCCTTCGCCGTCTCTGTGATGTCGAAGTGGTGAGTAATCAAGCGTTTTACATTCACCTTACCGGACGCAACTAGTGCCAATGCAGCCGGATAGCTAATAAcggatataaaaatttaattttgatatcaGTATATATCTTAACCGATTACAACTCACTCATTGCAATAGCGGAAAACACCACGTATATCTACTTCTCGCACCAACGCATTTATCAAGGGTACTTTCGACTCTGCGCCACCCATACCTACAATAACAACGCAACCGCCTGAGCGTGTagcctaaaaaaataattattcattttattactCCTACTCGATATTGATAATCCATATATTTCACTTACGAAAACGCTCAAACGTGTGGTTGACTCGGCACCGCAACAATCGATCGCTTTATCGGGTTCAACACCCATTATTTTATGTACCTTTTTAGCCAAA
The sequence above is drawn from the Bactrocera tryoni isolate S06 chromosome 1, CSIRO_BtryS06_freeze2, whole genome shotgun sequence genome and encodes:
- the LOC120781741 gene encoding sorbitol dehydrogenase-like; the protein is MILGQYRTLASFKCVAPTLAFHLRQMPKTIGDVVQSFSSKCGSGSDSKVKKSKKIGNNKKSACGGGTDGKGKKKDGKDNLSAVLHGIEDLRLEQTPIPEVLPGQALLAMDTVGICGTDVHYLTKGRVGSFVLKEPIIMGHEASGIVAKLGKGVKNLKEGDRVAIEPGECCRICALCKKGRYNLCPHMKFCANPPYNGNLRRYYNHMADFCYKLPDHVTMEEGALLEPLSIGVASCRRAKVRLGSHVLIIGAGPIGLVTHIVAKAWGAASTTILDLNEQRLQVAMDLGVTHALTVCKDMDVQEAAKKLIKEIGVRPDRTIDCVGNEQAVRLGIYCTRSGGICTVTGMGAADIKFPLMEALTREVDLKGVFRYCNDYQSALELVATKNTGVKKLVTHHFDIKDTIEAFDTSRHRKGNAIKVLIHVQKRDKNNKKPFDK